The Algoriphagus sp. TR-M9 genome has a window encoding:
- a CDS encoding M42 family metallopeptidase: MTKEPTEKQFLYNYLNNASPTGFEASGQQIWLDYIKPFADDYFTDNYGTAVAVINPKAEYKVVIEAHADEISWFVNYIKEDGYIYVRRNGGSDHMIAPSMRVNIHTDKGVLPGVFGWPAIHVRKDGKEDAPTLDNIFIDVGARSKEEVEEMGIHVGCVITFKDELTELNGKFYSGRALDNRIGGYMIAQVARKIKENKKKLPFGLYIVNAVQEEIGLRGAQMIAANIKPNAAIITDVCHDTTAPLYNKVTSGDFTAGKGPVLPVGASVHKKLLDLIIATAKKNDIPFQRATASRGTGTDTDAFAYSNEGVPSALISLPLKYMHTTVETASKDDIEQVINLMYEFLVDFGPTFDFRYIK, translated from the coding sequence ATGACAAAAGAACCAACAGAAAAACAATTCCTATATAACTACCTCAACAACGCTTCGCCAACCGGCTTCGAAGCATCTGGTCAGCAGATTTGGCTGGATTACATCAAACCTTTTGCAGATGATTATTTCACCGACAACTATGGAACGGCTGTAGCGGTCATTAATCCGAAGGCAGAATATAAGGTCGTGATTGAAGCGCATGCGGATGAGATCAGCTGGTTTGTGAATTACATCAAAGAAGATGGCTATATCTATGTGCGTCGCAATGGTGGTTCGGATCATATGATCGCTCCATCCATGCGGGTAAATATTCATACAGATAAGGGTGTTCTACCAGGAGTTTTTGGCTGGCCGGCAATTCATGTAAGAAAGGACGGAAAAGAAGATGCGCCTACTTTGGACAATATCTTTATCGACGTGGGAGCCAGATCCAAAGAAGAAGTAGAAGAAATGGGAATTCACGTGGGATGTGTGATCACATTCAAGGATGAATTGACCGAGTTGAATGGCAAGTTTTATTCGGGAAGAGCACTGGATAATAGAATCGGGGGTTACATGATAGCCCAGGTTGCTAGGAAAATCAAAGAGAATAAGAAGAAACTTCCTTTTGGACTCTATATAGTAAATGCCGTGCAAGAGGAAATTGGCCTTCGTGGAGCGCAGATGATCGCTGCTAACATCAAGCCTAATGCGGCTATTATCACAGATGTTTGTCATGATACTACAGCACCTTTATATAATAAGGTGACCAGTGGGGATTTTACTGCGGGCAAAGGTCCCGTATTGCCAGTCGGTGCTTCAGTTCATAAGAAGTTACTTGATTTGATAATTGCGACAGCGAAAAAGAACGACATTCCATTTCAGAGAGCAACTGCATCCAGAGGAACTGGAACGGATACAGATGCTTTTGCCTATTCAAATGAGGGCGTGCCATCAGCATTGATTTCACTTCCATTAAAATACATGCATACTACAGTCGAGACTGCCAGCAAAGATGACATCGAGCAAGTGATCAATTTGATGTATGAGTTCTTGGTGGATTTTGGTCCGACTTTTGACTTCAGGTATATAAAATAA
- a CDS encoding four helix bundle protein, whose product MAFKFEKLIVWQKAMDLNEVIFVITKDFPNEERFNLISQMRRAADSVALNIAEGSTSQSNLEYKRFLNYSIRSIVEVVSALFIARRRGYILEEVFQSTYTQSEEL is encoded by the coding sequence ATGGCTTTCAAGTTTGAAAAATTAATAGTTTGGCAAAAAGCAATGGATCTTAACGAGGTGATATTTGTTATCACCAAAGATTTCCCTAATGAGGAGCGGTTTAATTTAATTTCGCAAATGAGAAGAGCTGCAGACTCTGTAGCATTGAATATTGCTGAAGGAAGCACTAGCCAATCCAATCTGGAATACAAAAGGTTTTTAAATTACTCAATCCGTTCTATCGTTGAAGTTGTCTCGGCTCTATTTATCGCAAGGAGGAGGGGGTATATTTTAGAAGAGGTATTTCAGTCAACCTATACACAATCCGAAGAACTGTAA
- a CDS encoding acyl-CoA carboxylase subunit beta: MSEQDKPNDPIIADKIKTLQRKNAEALLGGGEKRIEAQHKKGKLTARERVELLMDEGTFQEIDKFVMHRAKDFGLDKEHYLGDGVVTGYGEVNGRLVYVFSQDFTVFGGSLSETHAEKICKIMDMAMKNGAPVVGLNDSGGARIQEGVNSLGGYADIFYRNTLASGVVPQISAIMGPCAGGAVYSPAITDFILMVENTSYMFVTGPNVVKTVTQENVTAEELGGASAHSTKSGVTHFACANELECIQHIKKILGYMPQNCEEIAPVYPYELLEDESRKELDSLIPENPNQPYDIRDVVKGIVDEDSFLEVHEDFADNIVVGFARIAGRSIGVVGNQPQSMAGVLDNDASVKAARFVRTCDSFNVPILVLVDVPGFLPGTDQEWNGIIVNGAKVLYAFSEATVPRITVITRKAYGGAYDVMNSKHIGADLNFAWPTAEIAVMGAKGASEIIFKKEIAEAEDPEAKLQEKVDEYTAKFANPYRAAHRGFIDEVIMPSETRLKLIKAFKMLENKVDKIPRKKHGNIPL, translated from the coding sequence ATGAGCGAACAGGATAAACCCAATGACCCGATTATAGCCGATAAAATAAAAACCCTGCAAAGGAAGAATGCAGAGGCACTCCTGGGTGGAGGAGAAAAGCGAATAGAAGCCCAGCATAAAAAAGGCAAGCTAACGGCCCGCGAGCGGGTAGAATTGCTGATGGATGAGGGGACTTTTCAGGAAATTGACAAATTCGTGATGCACCGTGCAAAGGACTTTGGTCTGGATAAAGAGCATTACCTGGGAGATGGTGTGGTCACTGGATATGGAGAGGTGAATGGCAGGTTAGTCTATGTCTTTTCACAGGACTTTACTGTTTTTGGAGGTTCGCTTTCTGAAACTCATGCCGAGAAAATTTGCAAAATCATGGATATGGCCATGAAAAATGGCGCTCCAGTAGTCGGGTTGAATGATTCTGGCGGAGCGAGAATACAAGAAGGAGTTAATTCGCTCGGTGGTTACGCCGATATTTTTTACAGAAATACCCTTGCCTCAGGAGTCGTACCGCAAATTTCTGCGATCATGGGCCCTTGTGCTGGAGGTGCAGTTTATTCACCGGCTATCACTGACTTTATATTAATGGTGGAAAACACCTCTTACATGTTTGTCACTGGACCCAATGTGGTAAAAACTGTGACACAGGAAAATGTCACGGCTGAGGAACTTGGAGGTGCATCTGCGCATAGTACGAAAAGTGGTGTGACTCATTTCGCTTGCGCAAATGAACTGGAATGCATACAGCATATCAAAAAAATCCTGGGTTATATGCCTCAGAATTGTGAGGAAATTGCTCCGGTTTATCCTTATGAGCTATTGGAAGATGAAAGCCGAAAGGAGTTGGATAGCTTGATTCCCGAAAACCCCAATCAACCGTATGATATACGTGATGTTGTGAAAGGGATTGTGGATGAGGATTCTTTTTTGGAGGTGCATGAAGATTTCGCAGACAATATCGTGGTTGGTTTTGCGAGAATAGCTGGTAGAAGCATAGGAGTGGTAGGAAATCAACCGCAGTCCATGGCAGGTGTTTTGGATAATGATGCTTCGGTGAAAGCTGCCCGTTTCGTGCGGACCTGCGATAGCTTTAATGTTCCAATTTTAGTATTAGTTGATGTTCCGGGCTTCTTGCCAGGAACAGATCAAGAGTGGAATGGAATTATCGTCAATGGAGCCAAAGTGCTCTATGCATTTTCGGAGGCAACAGTTCCAAGAATTACTGTGATCACGCGGAAAGCCTACGGAGGAGCCTATGATGTAATGAATTCCAAGCATATCGGAGCTGATCTAAACTTTGCCTGGCCAACAGCAGAAATCGCTGTGATGGGAGCAAAAGGAGCTTCCGAGATTATTTTCAAAAAAGAGATTGCGGAAGCTGAAGATCCAGAGGCTAAGCTTCAGGAAAAAGTGGATGAATACACGGCTAAGTTTGCCAATCCATATCGTGCTGCACACAGAGGCTTTATTGATGAAGTCATTATGCCATCTGAAACTCGCCTCAAACTCATCAAAGCTTTCAAAATGCTAGAAAACAAAGTGGATAAGATTCCGAGGAAGAAGCACGGGAATATACCCTTGTGA
- a CDS encoding Ppx/GppA phosphatase family protein, with amino-acid sequence MSTRKTAVIDMGTNTFHLLLVELDGTSFKTIYKEKIPVKLGKGGINQNTLAKDALKRAYHTLRHFKNLIDAEHIDQVFAFATSAVRNAANGAEFVHTVKDSIGIAIQVLSGTEEAQMIYEGIRLSGSLNGQTELMMDIGGGSVEFIIGNSQQSLWKQSFEIGGQRLLELFHHHDPILPEEIDKLEGYLEEKLQPLIEAIARFRPTGLVGASGTFDTLTDIYFESMLQCKLTGHHVFELPVEEFEEIHRELVTKNKEERLVIPGMIPMRVDMIVVASSLIEFILRYMKVDYITCSHYALKEGAIATLLNQEQTA; translated from the coding sequence ATGAGTACCCGGAAAACGGCGGTAATTGACATGGGCACCAATACATTTCATTTGCTATTGGTAGAACTTGACGGAACAAGCTTCAAAACTATTTACAAGGAAAAAATCCCTGTGAAGCTGGGAAAAGGCGGCATTAACCAAAACACACTTGCCAAGGATGCTTTGAAAAGAGCCTATCATACCCTTAGACATTTCAAAAACCTGATCGATGCTGAGCACATAGATCAGGTTTTTGCTTTTGCGACCAGTGCTGTTCGCAATGCTGCCAATGGTGCAGAGTTTGTCCATACTGTAAAGGACAGCATAGGTATTGCTATTCAGGTGCTTTCTGGCACTGAGGAAGCCCAGATGATCTATGAAGGAATTCGACTTTCCGGATCATTGAATGGACAGACTGAGTTGATGATGGATATAGGAGGCGGTTCGGTAGAATTTATCATTGGTAATAGCCAGCAATCACTTTGGAAGCAAAGTTTTGAAATTGGGGGGCAGCGTCTCCTGGAATTGTTTCATCACCATGACCCCATTCTGCCTGAAGAAATAGATAAACTGGAGGGCTATCTTGAAGAAAAGCTACAACCACTTATCGAGGCAATAGCACGGTTCAGACCAACAGGACTAGTCGGAGCATCAGGTACTTTTGACACTTTGACGGATATTTATTTTGAGTCCATGCTGCAGTGCAAACTGACGGGACACCATGTATTTGAGCTTCCTGTTGAAGAATTTGAAGAGATTCACCGTGAGCTCGTCACCAAAAATAAAGAAGAGCGACTGGTAATACCTGGCATGATCCCTATGCGCGTGGACATGATCGTAGTGGCCTCAAGTCTGATTGAATTTATCCTGAGGTATATGAAAGTGGACTATATCACCTGCTCGCATTATGCGCTGAAAGAGGGAGCTATTGCCACGCTTTTGAATCAGGAGCAAACTGCCTGA
- a CDS encoding Ldh family oxidoreductase, translated as MNYSYKQLHTFTLSMLSKIGCPADQAKTAADVLLSADLRGVDSHGVARLSGYVRLWEKGRINATPNVRVVHETPSTAVVDGDGGLGLVVAPYAMKVAIEKAKIAGTGWVSVKNSNHYGIAGYHAMQALDHDMIGISLTNASPLVAPTFSQERLLGTNPISVAIPAKEQPAFVADMATTTAANGKLEILQRKGMDTPTGWVQDKEGNPTTSANGVKDGGALLPLGGDREHGSHKGYALGSIVDIFSAVLSGANYGPWVPPFVAFLEPDPNPVGEGIGHFFGAMRVDAFRPADEFKAHMDNWITRFRAAKPTPGNEKVLIPGDPERELEATRMKDGIPLLDPVVKDLTALGERFGVKF; from the coding sequence ATGAATTATTCTTATAAACAACTTCACACGTTTACTCTAAGCATGCTTTCGAAAATCGGCTGTCCGGCAGATCAGGCGAAAACAGCAGCCGATGTTTTGCTATCGGCAGATCTGAGAGGAGTGGATAGTCATGGTGTGGCGAGGCTTTCTGGCTACGTGCGCTTGTGGGAGAAAGGGAGAATTAATGCTACGCCAAATGTCCGGGTAGTCCACGAAACCCCATCCACAGCTGTAGTCGATGGAGATGGCGGCTTAGGTTTGGTCGTAGCTCCTTACGCGATGAAAGTGGCCATAGAAAAAGCAAAGATTGCTGGTACAGGTTGGGTTTCTGTCAAAAACTCGAATCACTACGGCATTGCAGGCTATCATGCTATGCAGGCTTTGGATCATGATATGATCGGTATTTCACTGACCAATGCCAGTCCGCTAGTCGCCCCTACTTTTTCGCAGGAAAGGCTTTTGGGTACAAATCCAATTTCGGTGGCTATTCCAGCAAAGGAACAGCCTGCATTCGTCGCTGATATGGCGACCACAACCGCTGCAAATGGGAAACTGGAAATCCTTCAAAGAAAAGGGATGGATACGCCAACAGGCTGGGTGCAGGACAAAGAAGGGAATCCAACCACTTCGGCTAATGGAGTAAAAGATGGTGGAGCTTTACTTCCGCTGGGTGGAGACCGAGAGCATGGTTCTCACAAAGGTTATGCCTTGGGTTCAATTGTAGACATTTTCTCAGCTGTGCTTTCCGGCGCCAACTATGGACCATGGGTTCCACCCTTTGTTGCTTTCTTAGAGCCAGATCCAAATCCGGTGGGAGAAGGAATTGGTCACTTCTTTGGAGCAATGCGCGTAGATGCTTTCCGTCCAGCAGATGAATTCAAAGCCCATATGGATAACTGGATCACCCGATTCCGTGCTGCAAAACCAACTCCCGGAAATGAAAAGGTATTGATCCCAGGTGACCCTGAGCGGGAATTGGAAGCTACCAGAATGAAAGATGGAATACCATTGCTGGATCCAGTAGTGAAGGACTTGACTGCATTGGGAGAGCGATTTGGGGTGAAGTTTTAG
- a CDS encoding Gfo/Idh/MocA family protein, with product MNPLNRREFLKGSTAMMSLASFGLLGMEFKDREGPLQVALIGSGWYGKSDLFRLIQVADVEVVALCDVDSKQLAEAGRLVSTRQKSGKLPALYENYKELLAKEKPEYVLIGSPDHWHALMAIDALESGAHVYLQKPISVDVIEGEAILAAARKYDRKVQIGTQRRSTPHLVQAKQEIIDSGKLGKISHAEVCCYYHMRNSSHPDVMSVPENLNYELWAGPAPKLPYRGILHRGWRAFMEYGNGIVGDMCVHMLDSVRWMLDLSWPLQVTSTGGIYVDKASIANISDTQTAIFEFDEINVVWQHRSWGNPVDKDYPWAFKIYGENGMLAGSPMRADFYPEGRNNGEQIHYPVVLEKEQYPEDVTEKDIEIHAAPATREQLKDWLQAIENDTLPVADVLEGHISTASCILANMSMDLGGRPLKYDPKTRTVIGDEEATALLRRPYREGYIHPEPDQI from the coding sequence ATGAATCCCTTAAATCGAAGAGAATTTTTGAAAGGAAGTACCGCTATGATGTCGCTGGCAAGTTTTGGCTTGCTCGGCATGGAATTCAAAGACCGTGAAGGACCTCTTCAGGTTGCTTTGATAGGTTCAGGCTGGTACGGCAAATCTGATCTTTTTCGATTGATACAAGTTGCAGATGTGGAAGTAGTGGCGCTTTGTGATGTTGATTCCAAACAATTAGCAGAGGCCGGCAGATTAGTTTCCACCCGACAGAAGTCAGGCAAGTTGCCGGCACTTTACGAAAACTACAAAGAACTTTTGGCCAAAGAAAAGCCAGAGTATGTGCTAATAGGTTCACCAGACCACTGGCATGCTTTGATGGCTATTGATGCTTTGGAAAGTGGCGCACATGTCTATCTGCAAAAGCCAATTTCCGTGGATGTGATAGAAGGTGAAGCAATTTTGGCTGCAGCCAGAAAATACGACCGAAAGGTACAGATAGGAACACAACGGAGAAGTACACCTCATTTGGTTCAGGCCAAGCAGGAAATTATCGACTCGGGTAAACTTGGCAAAATCTCCCATGCGGAGGTTTGCTGCTATTATCACATGCGCAATAGCAGTCACCCGGATGTAATGTCTGTTCCTGAAAACCTGAATTACGAACTCTGGGCCGGACCTGCCCCTAAGCTTCCATATCGTGGAATTTTGCACAGAGGTTGGAGAGCATTTATGGAATATGGCAATGGAATCGTAGGTGATATGTGTGTACACATGCTGGATTCAGTGCGCTGGATGCTAGACTTGAGCTGGCCACTTCAGGTGACTTCCACGGGAGGAATCTATGTGGACAAAGCTTCAATTGCGAACATTTCGGACACCCAAACTGCCATTTTTGAATTTGATGAAATCAATGTGGTTTGGCAACATAGAAGTTGGGGAAATCCAGTGGACAAAGATTACCCTTGGGCTTTCAAGATTTACGGGGAGAACGGCATGTTGGCAGGAAGTCCTATGCGAGCGGATTTTTATCCGGAAGGCCGAAACAACGGGGAACAGATCCACTATCCGGTGGTTTTAGAAAAAGAGCAATACCCAGAAGATGTCACCGAAAAAGACATAGAAATCCATGCTGCTCCAGCCACCCGAGAGCAATTGAAAGACTGGCTTCAGGCAATAGAAAATGACACTTTGCCTGTGGCAGATGTTTTAGAAGGGCATATTTCTACTGCATCCTGTATTCTGGCAAATATGTCCATGGACCTGGGAGGTAGACCTCTGAAGTATGACCCGAAAACAAGGACTGTCATAGGGGACGAGGAAGCCACTGCCCTATTGAGGAGGCCGTACCGTGAAGGTTATATACATCCTGAGCCAGACCAAATTTGA
- a CDS encoding helical backbone metal receptor has product MHFTDQLKRSVSLPTPPQRIISLVPSQTELLVDLGLEERIVGVTKFCVHPEGLRKAKTIVGGTKNYRMDVIDSLKPDLIIGNKEENEQAGMEELMGKYPVWMSDIYNLQDSLEMIACFGQMLGAETKAEKIAGQLRIDFTKPLPRKGTAIYLIWKDPIMVAGRDTFINEMLGFAGFENLISTSRYPQLSEKEMAELNPEYLLLSSEPFPFKDIHMDYFHSLLPRARIRLVDGEIFSWYGSRLLRANTYFQNLKLDCG; this is encoded by the coding sequence ATGCACTTCACCGACCAGCTCAAGCGTAGCGTTTCACTTCCTACTCCTCCCCAGCGGATTATTTCTCTCGTTCCGTCGCAGACTGAGCTATTGGTTGATCTAGGTTTGGAGGAAAGGATAGTCGGAGTGACGAAATTCTGTGTGCATCCCGAAGGTCTTCGCAAAGCAAAAACTATTGTAGGCGGAACGAAGAATTACCGTATGGATGTGATTGATTCTTTAAAACCTGATCTGATTATTGGCAACAAGGAGGAAAATGAGCAAGCTGGGATGGAAGAGTTGATGGGAAAGTATCCGGTTTGGATGAGTGATATCTATAATTTGCAAGATAGCTTGGAGATGATAGCGTGTTTTGGGCAAATGCTTGGTGCAGAAACCAAAGCGGAAAAGATTGCGGGGCAGTTGAGAATAGACTTTACGAAGCCTTTACCTAGAAAAGGAACGGCTATCTATTTGATTTGGAAGGATCCTATCATGGTAGCTGGAAGGGATACCTTTATAAATGAAATGTTGGGCTTTGCTGGATTTGAGAATTTGATCAGCACTTCACGCTACCCGCAGTTGTCAGAAAAGGAGATGGCTGAGTTGAATCCTGAATACCTGTTGCTCAGTTCGGAGCCATTTCCATTTAAGGATATTCATATGGATTATTTTCATTCACTTTTGCCCAGAGCTAGAATCAGACTTGTGGATGGAGAAATCTTCTCTTGGTATGGTAGCAGGCTGCTGAGAGCCAACACGTATTTCCAAAATTTAAAACTGGATTGCGGATAA